Proteins found in one Mytilus edulis chromosome 2, xbMytEdul2.2, whole genome shotgun sequence genomic segment:
- the LOC139510944 gene encoding uncharacterized protein, whose translation MDPSHVEQQEEIQPQEGDVPELLENPSNTSQSDETPEARRVRDLTEKGQGAFTEKRDKFCQELEALWADIESQLLEVITPPNDLQQLLTVQDKLVKACNNYRRLTDEYLDFLKRTRTLESQKEIDACKLSLDLRLSKVELVMEKLHEHRLALTKAKSTKTKTSRGKKTSHSGSSNVSDMSSLARRKRAKAEAAKSKIAFVEKHALILQQEAMLEEQALFRQNEMEQEAARKKAEMEQEAAHKKAEMEQEASRKQAEMEQEVAQRKHEAAQRTVQLEQEAAHRKVQLEQEAAHRKTQLEQEAMRRKAQMQQEAARVSREKAELKAKFNLIEAQREAAAAEAEARILEYDDSQAYSDLPDEKEDPLQRVQDFVNKLPVSTVVKEVTGPQKKKQIPVKIELSHEAPAFVPSVASNLLSQTSAVLPSDKSPEVTFIPDLGLVTGIQKLGLSDESPTEHQKQGVKEAIPVLRTKQDVIEEIPVSHKKQDVIEEIPVAHQQQINLTSEITRFLLRKDLLFSRLTSFNDRAESFHTWKASFKNVTDELQVSDSEQIDLLIKWLGPESAKHAISIRASNANNPSIGIQRLWKRLDERYGAPEMLEASLMSKLAKFPTLTNKDNARLYELSEIEYHKENPKLGCLLAYFDSSSGINPIVEKLPYGLQEKWTTRATRYKSKYEVAFPPFTEFSAFIREISKTKNDPGFIFGSKVTPNTKGAAPRSTSYPKTKVGAHKTAVEQQSGEASKQGLCILHNTKHSLNECRAFRAKSIEERKGLLKENNITRTKLFACTPSLMTKATGH comes from the exons ATGGATCCCAGTCATGTAGAACAACAAGAAGAGATTCAGCCCCAAGAAGGAGATGTCCCTGAACTATTAGAAAATCCGTCTAATacatcacagtcagatgaaacTCCCGAGGCTAGGCGAGTACGTGACCTCACGGAAAAAGGACAAGGGGCTTTCACTGAAAAACGTGACAAGTTCTGTCAGGAACTAGAGGCTCTCTGGGCAGACATTGAATCCCAGTTATTGGAAGTAATAACGCCTCCTAACGATCTCCAGCAACTCCTAACAGTCCAGGACAAACTTGTTAAAGCCTGTAATAATTATCGTAGGCTCACAGATGAATACCTAGACTTTCTGAAAAGGACCCGAACATTGGAGagtcaaaaagaaattgatgCATGTAAACTCTCTTTGGATTTACGTCTGTCCAAAGTGGAGCTAGTTATGGAAAAACTACACGAGCATCGCCTCGCTCTAACAAAGGCCAAATCCACTAAAACAAAGACCTCAAGGGGTAAGAAAACCTCTCACAGCGGTAGCTCTAACGTGTCAGACATGTCAAGCCTGGCACGGAGAAAGCGAGCCAAGGCAGAGGCTGCAAAGTCTAAGATAGCATTTGTCGAAAAACATGCCCTTATCCTACAACAGGAAGCAATGTTAGAAGAACAAGCCCTGTTCAGACAAAatgaaatggaacaggaagcagcACGCAAAAAAgctgaaatggaacaggaagcagcACACAAAAAGgctgaaatggaacaggaagccaGTCGTAAACAGGCAGAAATGGAACAAGAAGTCGCTCAACGTAAACATGAGGCCGCACAGAGAACAGTTCAGCTAGAACAGGAGGCTGCTCACAGAAAAGTGCAATTAGAACAAGAGGCCGCTCACAGAAAAACGCAATTAGAACAAGAAGCTATGCGCAGGAAGGCTCAAATGCAACAAGAAGCCGCACGAGTAAGCCGGGAAAAGGCCGAGCTTAAAGCCAAATTTAACCTTATTGAAGCACAAagagaagctgcagccgcagaagccgaggctcgtatCCTGGAATACGATGATAGCCAAGCGTATAGCGATCTCCCTGACGAAAAGGAAGACCCGctccagcgtgtgcaagatttcgtcaataaacttcctgtatcaactgttgttaaggaagtaacaggacctcaaaagaaaaaacaaattcctgttaagATCGAGCTGAGTCAcgaagcaccagcgttcgtgccatccGTGGCATCGAACTTGCTGTCACAGACATCTGCCGTCTTGCCTTCCGATAAGTCACCGGAAGTTACCTttatcccagatctgggattagtAACCGGCATACAAAAACTAGGTCTTTCAGATGAGAGCCCTACTGAACACCAAAAACAGGGTGTTAAAGAAGCGATCCCTGTCTTACGCACAAAACAAGACgttatagaagagatccctgtttcGCACAAAAAACAAGACGtaatagaagagatccctgttgcaCACCAGCAACAAATCAACCTTACATCAGAGATAACTAGATTCCTCTTACGCAAGGACCTGCTTTTCTCCCGATTAACAAGCTTTAACGATCGGGCAGAATCCTTTCATACTTGGAAAGCAAGCTTCAAGAACGTGACTGATGAGTTACAAGTCTCTGACTCAGAACAGATCGATTTACTGATCAAGTGGCTCGGTCCAGAGTCTGCTAAACACGCCATTAGCATAAGAGCGTCGAACGCCAATAATCCTTCAATAGGTATACAGAGACTATGGAAGAGGCTTGACGAGCGgtatggtgctccagaaatgttggaagcctctcTCATGAGTAAACTTGCCAAATTCCCTACATTGACGAATAAGGACAACGCACGTCTCTACGAACTATCAGAAATAGAATAtcacaaggaaaatcccaagctgggatgtttgcTAGCATACTTTGACTCTTCGTCCGGGATAAATCcaattgttgaaaaattaccgTACGGACTCCAAGAAAAGTGGACAACGAGGGCTACAAGATACAAGTCTAAATATGAAGTTGCCTTTCCACCTTTCACAGAATTCTCTGCCTTCATCAGGGAAATAAGCAAAACAAAGAACGATCCTGGGTTCATCTTTGGGTCAAAAGTCACACCAAATACAAAAGGTGCTGCGCCAAGGTCTACGTCTTACCCTAAGACTAAAGTTGGTGCTCATAAAACAGCAGTTGAGCAGCAATCTGGTGAAGCCAGCAAACAAGGTCTTTGTATTCTGCACAATACAAAGCATTCCTTAAATGAATGTCGAGCGTTCCGAGCCAAGTCAATAGAGGAGCGCAAAGgtcttttgaaagaaaacaat ATAACCAGGACAAAGTTATTCGCATGTACGCCATCATTGATGACCAAAGCAACCGGTCACTAG